GTGACAAATTTCAGATTTAGTGGCTAGTGGCTAGAATAACTGTTTTACATAATCATGCCGATTACCCATTACCTATTACCCATTACTCAGCATAATGACAATCGCTAGTCACAAATCTGCTAAGTTTCCATCACTGATGCCTTTTTCAGTGATGGATCGCTATATTGCGATGGAACTGCTACCACCGTTTTTGTTTGGTGTGGGTGCTTTTTCCTCGGTAGGAGTTGCGATCGGTACTGTATTTGACTTGGTGCGGCGAGTCGTAGAATCGGGACTACCCTTAGAAATTGCTTTGCAGGTATTTCTCTTACAATTTCCCGCTTTTGTGGTCTTGGCTTTCCCCATGTCTACGTTGTTGGCTGTATTGATGACCTACAGTCGCTTTTCTAGTGATAGTGAGTTGATTGCACTCCGTGGTTGTGGTATCAGTGTCTATCGTATCGCTTTACCTGCAATTGTTCTCAGCCTTGTTGTCACCGGAATCACGTTTTTATTTAACGAGCAGATTGTACCAGCATCAAATTATCAAGCAACTCTTACGTTAAATCAAGCGCTCAAGCGCGAAACGCCAACGTTTCAAGAAGAAAATATTATTTATCCTGAATATCAAGAAGTTAAACAAGCCGATGGCGACAGTAGGCGGATTTTGTCACGGTTATTTTATGCTGATCGCTTTGATGGTCAAACAATGTCAGGATTAACAATTATTGATCGCTCGAAAGAAGGCTTAAACCAAATCGTCATGGCAGATTCTGCGGCGTGGAACCCGCAACAAAACGTTTGGGATTTCTTTAATGGTACGATTTATCTTGTTTCTGCGGATAGTTCTTATCGCAACATTGTTAGGTTTGAACACCAACAATTACAGTTACCGCGCGCGCCTTTAGATGTTGCTAGTAGAGGGCGAGACTATGATGAAATGAATATTGCCGAAGCGCGCGATCGCTTAGAAAAAATTCGCTATAGCGGTGACGAACAAAAAATCCGCAAACTAAGAGTCCGCATTCAAGAAAAAATTTCGTTTCCGTTCGTTTGTGTTGTTTTTGGTTTAGTAGGTGCTGCTTTAGGAACTAAACCACAACGTCGCGCGGGAAAAGCAACAAGCTTTGGTGTGAGTGTAGTCATTATTTTTACGTATTATTTGTTTGGCTTTATTTGTAGTGCTTTAGGAGTAGCAGGGATTCTGACTCCTGTTACATCAGCTTGGCTACCAAATGTTTTTGGGTTGACTGCGGGTGGATTGTTGTTAGTTCGCGCTGCGCGGTAGAAAAAATTAGACTTCCTCATGAATCGCACTCTTCCTTCGACTCTCTTCAGGTCTAGCCAAATGAAGTGAGCCTGCGTACACTTTATTCAGTCCACCTCCGTGAATTTTGATCTAGCAGCGAATAAATTCGCGATTCTTTTTAAGCGGCAATTCGCCATCCTTGAGCGTACTGTTGTGCATTCCATAGTGCAGCATAACGCCCTTGTTGTGATAAGAGTTCTGGATGAGTGCCTCGCTCCACAATCCGCCCGTCTTCTAGGACTAAAATCGAATCGGCACTAACAACGGTAGATAAACGATGCGCGATGACAATCACGGTTTTATCGGCAACAAGTTGATCGATTGCTCGTTGTACAGCTACTTCACTTTCGGTATCTAAAGCTGATGTGGGTTCATCTAATATGACAATTGGCGCATCTTTGAGAACCGCACGCGCGATCGAAATGCGTTGACGTTCTCCACCGGATAGCGTACCGCCAATTTCACCAACCGAAGTATCGTATCCTTTGGGTAAACGGCTAATAAACTCGTGACAATTTGCAGCGCGTGCAGCCATTTCAACTTCAGCATCTGTCGCGTCAGGTTTAGCCATGCGGATGTTGTTGCGAATCGTGTCATCAAATAAATAGACATCTTGAAACACTGCAGAAATATAGCGCATGAGTTGACTCGGTTCGACTTGGCGCACGTCTACCCCACCAATGCGAATACTACCTTGTTGCACATCAGCAAAGCGGCTAATTAGACGAGTAATTGT
This sequence is a window from Chroogloeocystis siderophila 5.2 s.c.1. Protein-coding genes within it:
- a CDS encoding LptF/LptG family permease, whose amino-acid sequence is MTIASHKSAKFPSLMPFSVMDRYIAMELLPPFLFGVGAFSSVGVAIGTVFDLVRRVVESGLPLEIALQVFLLQFPAFVVLAFPMSTLLAVLMTYSRFSSDSELIALRGCGISVYRIALPAIVLSLVVTGITFLFNEQIVPASNYQATLTLNQALKRETPTFQEENIIYPEYQEVKQADGDSRRILSRLFYADRFDGQTMSGLTIIDRSKEGLNQIVMADSAAWNPQQNVWDFFNGTIYLVSADSSYRNIVRFEHQQLQLPRAPLDVASRGRDYDEMNIAEARDRLEKIRYSGDEQKIRKLRVRIQEKISFPFVCVVFGLVGAALGTKPQRRAGKATSFGVSVVIIFTYYLFGFICSALGVAGILTPVTSAWLPNVFGLTAGGLLLVRAAR